Proteins from a single region of Hordeum vulgare subsp. vulgare chromosome 6H, MorexV3_pseudomolecules_assembly, whole genome shotgun sequence:
- the LOC123404373 gene encoding MEIOTIC F-BOX protein MOF-like, translating to MAPDRLSELPDCLLQGILSPLGARQVLRTAALSRRWRHVWRGVLCLSLDIDQREFQAADAEAATTDGNRRRNKSVVLEEWARFDDFADGILRLDLDRRDGRGGLPLDLDSLRLHVVDDQQASRRRRPRYITWLAWVHGCLDRYRPAALEIVSDFDITVDLRLMGLRSDLSRLKTVRLTGIIHSGGLGDSVCPQLEHLEFTGCAIGFQEAVTSPTLKRLVMDRTWRRGDMKQDSPVLIDAPALTSLRLLLHFNAIWAFQTPSLVEASVRSTRGAWVSRADEYQLLCSLYNVTRLELSGFLALEKIRTSPGHQDLPTFDNLTTLLLDECDLTGEVYNMLELFLNNAPNLEELTLQNCKLPQDWTESKKMCLNLKFREINCHKEGDLPQVDH from the exons ATGGCGCCGGACAGGCTGAGCGAGTTGCCGGACTGCCTGCTCCAGGGCATCCTCTCCCCCCTGGGAGCCAGGCAGGTCTTGCGGACGGCGGCTCTGTCGCGGCGGTGGCGCCACGTCTGGCGTGGCGTTCTGTGCCTGTCCCTCGACATCGACCAGCGGGAGTTCCAGGCGGCCGACGCCGAAGCAGCAACGACCGACGGCAACCGCAGGCGCAACAAATCGGTCGTGCTCGAGGAGTGGGCTAGGTTCGATGACTTCGCGGACGGCATCCTCCGTTTGGATCTGGACCGCCGCGACGGCCGCGGCGGCCTGCCACTGGACCTTGACTCGCTCCGCCTGCACGTCGTCGACGATCAGCAGGCCAGCCGTCGGAGGCGGCCGCGCTACATCACGTGGCTGGCGTGGGTCCACGGCTGCCTCGACCGCTACCGTCCCGCCGCGCTCGAGATCGTGAGCGATTTCGACATCACCGTCGACCTGCGTCTCATGGGCCTCCGTTCCGATCTAAGCCGCCTCAAGACCGTGCGCCTCACGGGGATCATACACAGCGGCGGCCTCGGCGACTCCGTGTGCCCTCAGCTGGAGCACCTCGAGTTCACCGGGTGCGCCATTGGTTTTCAGGAGGCGGTGACGAGTCCCACGCTGAAGAGGCTGGTCATGGACCGTACCTGGAGGAGAGGTGATATGAAGCAAGATTCTCCCGTGCTCATCGACGCTCCTGCCCTTACTTCTCTGCGCTTGCTTCTGCACTTCAACGCCATCTGGGCGTTCCAGACGCCGTCGCTCGTGGAGGCATCGGTCCGTTCCACGAGGGGTGCTTGGGTCAGCAGGGCCGACGAATACCAGCTTCTCTGCAGCCTCTATAACGTGACAAGATTAGAGCTCTCCGGCTTCCTGGCGCTAGAGAAG ATTAGGACGAGTCCAGGACATCAAGATTTGCCGACATTTGATAACCTGACTACATTGCTCTTGGACGAGTGCGACTTGACCGGCGAAGTGTACAACATGCTAGAGTTGTTTCTCAACAATGCTCCCAACCTAGAGGAACTTACTCTGCAGAACTGCAAG